A single region of the Erythrobacter sp. genome encodes:
- a CDS encoding spermidine synthase, protein MLERKTLASAAVPGGDEELTLVSHGRDFIIMLGRGELMGTRMQYSEEQLAVLTLAELSAPAPRVLIGGYGMGFTYRAALSELPEGGVVRVAEIVPEILDWARGPLAHLTGDSLDDPRGDIRLCDVAALIDDANDGTCEKYDAILLDVDNGPDGIVRDANDRLYSRTGLGKARDALKPGGVLAIWSAAPDHKFTRRLKDAGFAVEAREVRARPNNKGPRHTIWFARA, encoded by the coding sequence ATGCTCGAACGCAAGACCCTCGCCAGCGCCGCCGTCCCCGGCGGGGACGAGGAACTGACTCTCGTCAGCCATGGGCGCGACTTCATCATCATGCTGGGGCGCGGCGAGTTGATGGGCACGCGGATGCAGTATTCAGAGGAGCAGCTTGCGGTGCTGACTCTGGCCGAGCTTTCCGCGCCCGCCCCGCGCGTCCTCATCGGCGGCTACGGCATGGGTTTCACCTACCGCGCAGCCCTTTCGGAATTGCCCGAAGGCGGCGTGGTGCGCGTGGCCGAGATCGTGCCCGAGATCCTCGACTGGGCGAGAGGGCCATTGGCGCATCTCACCGGCGACAGCCTCGACGACCCGCGCGGCGACATCCGCCTGTGCGACGTCGCGGCACTGATCGACGATGCCAATGACGGAACTTGCGAGAAATACGACGCGATCCTGCTCGACGTCGACAACGGGCCTGACGGGATCGTGCGCGATGCGAACGACCGGCTCTATTCACGCACCGGCCTCGGCAAGGCGCGCGATGCGCTGAAGCCGGGCGGCGTGCTGGCGATCTGGTCCGCGGCGCCCGACCACAAGTTCACGCGGCGGCTCAAGGACGCGGGCTTCGCGGTCGAGGCGCGCGAGGTCCGCGCCCGGCCCAACAACAAGGGACCGCGCCACACGATCTGGTTTGCGAGGGCGTGA
- the rpsO gene encoding 30S ribosomal protein S15 has product MSVDAETKTKIIKDNAQGNNDTGSPEVQVAILTERIKNLTEHFKQHHKDNHSRRGLLMMVNKRRNLLAYLKKKDVERYNALIQKLGLRK; this is encoded by the coding sequence ATGTCGGTCGACGCCGAAACGAAAACGAAGATCATCAAGGACAACGCCCAGGGCAACAATGACACGGGCAGTCCCGAAGTGCAGGTCGCGATCCTGACCGAGCGGATCAAGAACCTGACCGAGCATTTCAAGCAGCACCACAAGGACAACCATTCGCGCCGCGGCCTGCTGATGATGGTCAACAAGCGTCGCAACCTGCTCGCCTATCTCAAGAAGAAGGACGTCGAGCGGTACAACGCGCTGATCCAGAAGCTGGGTCTGCGCAAGTAA
- the truB gene encoding tRNA pseudouridine(55) synthase TruB: MTDEPKPALHGWLVLDKPRGLGSTQAVGAVKRLLREGGYARTKVGHGGTLDPLAEGVLPIALGEATKLAGRMLDASKIYEFTIAFGAETSTLDTEGGVVASSDARPTLAEIEAVLPRFTGRIEQVPPAFSAIKVDGKRAYDRARAGEDVELKTRGVTIHALTVARAEAGEGALGEITLTAHVSKGTYIRSLARDIALALGTRGHVTYLRRTKAGPFRQEQAISLDFAGESGNGPPLHDLILPLEAGLDDIPALTLDPESAQAVRQGRVLSGMPQSSGLYCAKLGDVPVALVEIADGTAKVVRGFNLPDVAE; this comes from the coding sequence ATGACCGACGAACCGAAACCCGCGCTCCACGGCTGGCTGGTGCTCGACAAGCCGCGCGGGCTCGGCTCGACCCAGGCCGTGGGCGCGGTCAAGCGGCTGCTGCGCGAGGGCGGCTATGCGAGAACCAAGGTCGGGCATGGCGGGACGCTCGACCCGCTGGCCGAAGGCGTGCTGCCGATCGCGCTGGGCGAGGCGACAAAACTTGCCGGGCGGATGCTCGATGCGAGCAAGATCTATGAATTCACGATTGCTTTCGGGGCGGAGACTTCGACGCTCGACACGGAAGGCGGGGTCGTGGCGTCGAGCGATGCCCGGCCGACCCTTGCCGAGATCGAGGCGGTCCTGCCGCGCTTTACCGGGAGAATCGAGCAGGTTCCGCCCGCTTTCTCCGCGATAAAGGTCGACGGAAAGCGCGCCTATGACCGGGCGAGGGCGGGGGAGGATGTGGAGCTCAAGACGCGGGGCGTGACGATCCACGCGCTCACCGTCGCCCGAGCGGAGGCGGGGGAGGGCGCGCTCGGGGAAATCACCCTCACCGCCCACGTCTCCAAGGGCACCTATATCCGCAGCCTCGCCCGCGACATCGCGCTCGCCCTTGGAACGCGCGGCCACGTTACCTATCTTCGCAGGACCAAGGCGGGTCCCTTCCGCCAGGAACAGGCGATTTCGCTGGACTTTGCCGGCGAAAGCGGTAATGGGCCGCCACTTCATGACCTCATCCTGCCGCTGGAGGCGGGGCTGGACGACATCCCGGCCCTTACCCTCGACCCGGAGAGCGCGCAGGCGGTCCGACAGGGCCGGGTCCTTTCCGGGATGCCCCAATCATCCGGGCTCTACTGCGCGAAACTGGGCGATGTTCCGGTCGCGCTGGTGGAAATCGCGGATGGGACGGCGAAGGTCGTCAGGGGGTTCAACCTGCCCGATGTCGCTGAGTAA
- a CDS encoding site-2 protease family protein yields MDTVTLIALLIPCLVVAIVFHEVAHGYVAKLLGDTTAAERGRLTLNPLRHVDPVGTLLVPGALLLAGAPAFGWAKPVPVNQFRLRNPRYGMMAVAIAGPASNFVLATLGAILIGVLSAVNGANILEGPSVVGAALSMFLLINIFLGLFNLLPIPPFDGSHIVGGLLPDRLRFHWARLQRVGIFLLIGVIAYSWLFGTGWLLALLGPPLDIAWGFFAHLAKVVSGL; encoded by the coding sequence ATGGACACCGTCACTCTCATCGCCCTGCTGATCCCCTGCCTCGTGGTCGCGATCGTCTTCCACGAAGTCGCGCACGGCTATGTGGCGAAGCTGCTCGGCGACACGACCGCGGCCGAGCGCGGGCGGCTCACGCTGAACCCCCTTCGCCACGTCGATCCGGTCGGCACGCTGCTCGTCCCCGGCGCGCTGCTGCTGGCAGGCGCGCCCGCGTTCGGCTGGGCGAAGCCCGTGCCGGTCAACCAATTCCGCCTGCGCAATCCGCGCTACGGCATGATGGCGGTGGCGATAGCGGGGCCGGCGAGCAATTTCGTCCTCGCGACGCTCGGCGCGATCCTGATCGGCGTGCTGAGCGCGGTGAACGGCGCGAACATTCTCGAAGGCCCCAGCGTGGTGGGGGCCGCGCTCTCCATGTTTCTGCTCATCAACATTTTCCTCGGGCTTTTCAACCTTTTGCCGATCCCGCCTTTCGACGGGTCGCATATCGTCGGCGGACTGCTGCCCGACCGGCTGCGCTTCCACTGGGCGCGGCTGCAGCGGGTGGGGATATTCCTGCTGATCGGCGTGATCGCCTATAGCTGGCTGTTCGGGACCGGCTGGCTTTTGGCGCTGCTGGGGCCGCCGCTGGACATCGCGTGGGGCTTCTTCGCCCATCTCGCCAAGGTCGTCTCCGGCCTCTAG
- the glpD gene encoding glycerol-3-phosphate dehydrogenase has translation MDSTDTDHFDLLIIGGGINGAGIARDAAGRGLSVCLVEKDDLASHTSSASTKLVHGGLRYLEHYEFRLVRESLIERERLLTIAPHIIWPLRFVLPHDQGLRPKWMLRLGLFLYDHLGGRKLLPPTRSVDLTAPPHGAILEERLTRGFEYSDCWVEDSRLVALNCMDAAERGADIRTRTECVGLERGADRWTARLRHEGEESTVTAARVVNAAGPWVDTVLGRALPGERHQNLRLVKGSHLIFPKLFEGEHCYIFQNRDGRIVFAIPYERDFTLVGTTDVSFEGDPGAIAISDEEARYICAAANEYLARDVSPEDAVASYSGVRPLYDDRSEANSTVTRDYEFELDRGEDGDGPALLSIFGGKITTYRKLAEHALGELGVGGREWTASEPLPGGDIDPGAFEVFVRAMEVRYSFLEPATVRRLARAYGTRIDAVLGDAEGTNDLGAHMGGDLYAAELEYLVAQEFARSAEDVLKRRSKLYLHLDAEAQARVAAWFDSRA, from the coding sequence ATGGATTCGACCGACACGGACCATTTCGACCTCCTCATCATCGGCGGCGGGATCAACGGGGCCGGCATCGCGCGCGACGCGGCCGGGCGCGGCCTTTCGGTCTGCCTCGTCGAGAAGGACGACCTTGCGAGCCACACCTCCTCCGCTTCGACGAAGCTCGTCCATGGCGGTCTGCGCTACCTCGAGCACTACGAATTCCGCCTCGTGCGCGAGAGCCTGATCGAGCGCGAGCGGCTGCTGACAATCGCACCGCACATCATCTGGCCGCTGCGCTTCGTTCTGCCGCATGACCAGGGTCTGCGCCCGAAATGGATGCTGCGATTGGGCCTGTTCCTCTACGACCACCTCGGCGGGCGCAAGCTCCTCCCGCCGACCAGGAGCGTCGACCTCACCGCGCCCCCGCACGGCGCGATCCTCGAAGAGCGGCTGACGCGCGGGTTCGAATATTCGGATTGCTGGGTCGAGGATTCGCGCCTCGTCGCGCTCAATTGCATGGATGCGGCCGAGCGCGGGGCCGACATCCGCACGCGCACCGAATGCGTCGGCCTGGAGCGCGGCGCGGACCGCTGGACCGCGCGCCTGCGCCATGAGGGAGAGGAAAGCACCGTCACCGCCGCGCGCGTCGTTAACGCCGCCGGGCCGTGGGTCGACACCGTGCTCGGCCGCGCGCTGCCCGGCGAGCGCCACCAGAACCTGCGGCTGGTCAAGGGCAGCCACCTCATCTTCCCGAAGCTGTTCGAGGGCGAGCATTGCTACATTTTCCAGAACCGCGACGGACGGATCGTCTTCGCCATTCCCTATGAGCGCGACTTCACTCTCGTCGGCACCACCGACGTGAGTTTCGAGGGCGACCCCGGCGCAATTGCGATCAGCGACGAAGAGGCGCGCTACATCTGCGCCGCGGCGAACGAATATCTCGCCCGCGACGTGTCGCCGGAAGACGCGGTCGCCTCCTATTCGGGCGTGCGCCCGCTCTACGACGACCGCTCGGAGGCCAATTCGACTGTCACGCGCGACTACGAGTTCGAACTCGACCGGGGCGAGGACGGGGATGGCCCTGCCCTGCTCTCGATCTTCGGCGGCAAGATCACGACCTATCGCAAGCTCGCCGAACACGCGCTCGGCGAGCTCGGCGTGGGCGGGCGCGAATGGACCGCAAGCGAGCCGCTGCCCGGTGGCGACATCGATCCGGGCGCTTTCGAGGTCTTCGTGCGCGCGATGGAGGTGCGCTATTCCTTCCTCGAACCCGCCACGGTGCGCCGCCTCGCGCGGGCCTATGGCACGCGGATCGACGCGGTTCTGGGCGATGCCGAGGGCACGAACGATCTCGGCGCGCACATGGGCGGCGACCTCTACGCGGCGGAGCTGGAATACCTCGTTGCACAGGAATTCGCGCGGAGCGCCGAGGACGTGCTGAAACGCCGCTCGAAACTCTACCTGCACCTCGATGCCGAAGCGCAGGCCCGCGTCGCCGCCTGGTTCGACAGCCGGGCCTAG
- the pnp gene encoding polyribonucleotide nucleotidyltransferase — protein MFDTKTVSLEWGGKTLTLETGRIARQADGAVLATYGETVVLCAVTAAKSVKEGQDFFPLTVHYQEKFSAAGRIPGGFFKREGRATEKETLTSRLIDRPVRPLFPEGFYNEINVIAQVLSYDGETEPDIVAMIAASAALTLSGVPFMGPIGAARVGYTTDGEYVLNPSTTDALGENGRLDLVVAATQDAVMMVESEAKELTEEEMLGAVMFAHDECKKVVGAIIDLAEQAAKDPWDLDPVEDKSARMDKLRSVIGADLEAAYKITNKAERQDAVNAAREKAREAFADLAESDPAEYLGTLKLVKKLESEIVRGSILKDGTRIDGRKLDEVRPIEAMVGLLPRTHGSALFTRGETQAICTTTLGTKDAEQMIDGLEGLSYNNFMLHYNFPPYSVGEVGRFGFTGRREIGHGKLAWRALHPVMPDAEDFPYTIRVLSDITESNGSSSMATVCGGALSMMDAGVPLKRPVSGIAMGLILEGENFAVLSDILGDEDHLGDMDFKVAGSEAGITSLQMDIKVAGITREIMEKALEQAKAGRAHILGEMTKALGSARGEVSKHAPRIETMQIDKSKIRDVIGTGGKVIREIVAETGAKVDIDDEGVIKISSSNLDEIEAAKNWILGIVEEPEVGKIYTGKVVNIVDFGAFVNFMGGKDGLVHVSEMKNERVEKPTDVVSEGQEVKVKVLEIDNRGKVRLSMRVVDQDTGEELEDTRPPREPRGDRGGRGGRGGDRGGDRRGGRGRGPRGGNDGGNDAPAAMPDFLKD, from the coding sequence ATGTTCGACACGAAAACCGTATCGCTGGAGTGGGGCGGAAAGACCCTCACTCTGGAAACCGGCCGCATTGCCCGTCAGGCCGACGGCGCTGTGCTCGCCACCTATGGCGAAACCGTGGTGCTGTGCGCCGTGACCGCCGCCAAGAGCGTCAAGGAAGGCCAGGACTTCTTCCCGCTCACCGTTCACTACCAGGAGAAATTCTCCGCTGCTGGCCGTATCCCCGGCGGCTTTTTCAAGCGCGAAGGCCGCGCGACGGAGAAGGAAACGCTCACTTCCCGCCTGATCGACCGCCCGGTGCGGCCGCTCTTCCCCGAAGGCTTCTACAACGAAATCAACGTGATCGCGCAGGTTCTCAGCTATGACGGCGAGACCGAGCCCGATATCGTCGCGATGATCGCCGCCTCGGCTGCCCTGACCCTGTCGGGCGTGCCTTTCATGGGCCCGATCGGCGCCGCGCGCGTCGGTTACACGACCGATGGCGAATACGTCCTCAATCCCAGCACGACCGATGCGCTCGGCGAAAACGGCCGTCTCGACCTTGTCGTCGCCGCGACGCAGGACGCGGTGATGATGGTCGAATCCGAAGCCAAGGAGCTGACCGAAGAGGAAATGCTCGGCGCCGTCATGTTCGCGCATGACGAGTGCAAGAAGGTCGTCGGCGCGATCATCGACCTTGCCGAACAGGCCGCCAAGGATCCGTGGGATCTCGACCCGGTCGAGGACAAGTCGGCCCGGATGGACAAGCTTCGCAGCGTCATCGGCGCCGATCTCGAAGCGGCCTACAAGATCACCAACAAGGCCGAACGCCAGGACGCGGTCAACGCCGCGCGCGAAAAGGCGCGCGAAGCCTTCGCCGATCTCGCCGAAAGCGACCCGGCCGAATATCTCGGCACGCTCAAGCTGGTGAAGAAGCTCGAAAGCGAGATCGTTCGCGGCTCGATCCTCAAGGACGGCACGCGCATCGACGGGCGCAAGCTCGATGAGGTCCGCCCGATCGAAGCGATGGTCGGCCTGCTTCCGCGCACCCACGGCTCGGCGCTGTTCACCCGCGGCGAGACGCAGGCGATCTGCACCACCACGCTCGGCACCAAGGACGCCGAGCAGATGATCGACGGGCTCGAGGGGCTGTCGTACAACAACTTCATGCTGCACTATAACTTCCCGCCCTATTCGGTCGGCGAAGTGGGCCGCTTCGGCTTCACCGGCCGGCGCGAGATCGGTCACGGCAAGCTCGCCTGGCGCGCGCTGCATCCGGTCATGCCCGATGCGGAGGACTTCCCCTATACGATCCGCGTTCTGTCCGACATCACCGAATCGAACGGTTCGTCCTCGATGGCGACCGTGTGCGGCGGCGCGCTGTCGATGATGGACGCGGGCGTTCCCTTGAAGCGTCCGGTCTCCGGCATCGCGATGGGCCTGATCCTCGAAGGCGAAAACTTCGCGGTCCTGTCCGACATCCTCGGCGACGAGGACCACCTGGGCGACATGGACTTCAAGGTGGCCGGTTCCGAGGCGGGCATCACCTCGCTGCAGATGGACATCAAGGTCGCCGGGATCACCCGCGAGATCATGGAAAAGGCGCTCGAACAGGCCAAGGCCGGTCGCGCGCACATCCTCGGCGAGATGACCAAGGCGCTGGGTTCGGCCCGCGGCGAGGTCTCCAAGCACGCCCCGCGGATCGAGACGATGCAGATCGACAAGTCGAAGATCCGCGACGTCATCGGCACGGGCGGCAAGGTCATCCGCGAGATCGTCGCGGAAACCGGCGCCAAGGTCGACATTGACGACGAGGGCGTGATCAAGATTTCATCCAGCAATCTCGACGAGATTGAGGCGGCGAAGAACTGGATCCTCGGCATCGTCGAGGAGCCGGAAGTGGGCAAGATCTACACCGGCAAGGTCGTCAACATCGTGGACTTCGGCGCTTTCGTGAACTTCATGGGCGGCAAGGACGGGCTCGTCCACGTCTCCGAAATGAAGAACGAGCGCGTCGAAAAGCCGACCGATGTCGTCTCCGAAGGCCAGGAGGTGAAGGTCAAGGTGCTCGAGATCGACAATCGCGGCAAGGTCCGCCTGTCGATGCGGGTGGTCGACCAGGACACCGGCGAGGAGCTCGAGGACACCCGCCCGCCGCGCGAACCGCGCGGTGACCGGGGTGGCCGCGGCGGACGCGGCGGCGACCGGGGCGGCGACCGTCGCGGCGGTCGCGGACGCGGCCCGCGCGGCGGCAATGACGGCGGCAATGATGCCCCGGCCGCGATGCCCGACTTCCTGAAGGACTGA